One genomic segment of Rivularia sp. PCC 7116 includes these proteins:
- a CDS encoding STAS/SEC14 domain-containing protein, with protein sequence MDANNVIGVLIKGNVNPKDFELVTNFIRGVEENYEFLRIYVEIEGIEGFSLETIIKEFEFTLSQFHRFEKEAIVIDTKLIESLENMKDLLVAGVKVKCFPFEDRCQARCWILS encoded by the coding sequence ATGGATGCAAACAATGTCATAGGTGTTTTAATTAAGGGTAATGTAAATCCTAAAGACTTTGAATTAGTGACAAATTTTATTAGAGGAGTAGAGGAAAACTACGAATTTTTACGAATCTATGTAGAAATTGAAGGCATTGAAGGATTTTCATTAGAAACTATAATTAAAGAATTTGAATTTACTTTAAGTCAGTTTCACAGATTTGAAAAAGAAGCAATAGTAATTGATACAAAATTAATTGAAAGTCTTGAAAATATGAAAGATTTGCTGGTTGCGGGCGTAAAAGTGAAATGTTTTCCCTTTGAAGATAGATGTCAAGCACGTTGTTGGATTCTGAGTTGA